The following are encoded together in the Myxococcus guangdongensis genome:
- a CDS encoding sigma-54-dependent transcriptional regulator codes for MRVLVVDDERNIRHTLRVCLEGFGCEVREAATPEAALAALAQGPADLAFVDLKLGTASGLDLLPRLLAESPNLDVVLITAYATFDTAVEAVRRGARDYLPKPFTPAQIRHVLDRSREHRALSSQLESLEGQLAQAVPEATLETGSPVMHAAIGLVSRAATSDAAVLLRGESGTGKGVLARALHSMSVRRRRPFVTVNCPTLSEQLLASELFGHVRGAFTGAVKDQPGRVEQAEGGTLFLDEIAEMSPSLQAQLLRFLQEKQFERLGEGRTRKADVRVVAATNRDLEKDVAEGRFREDLFYRLNVIEVKLPSLRERPEDLLALARRFVTFFAKTGQRPVTPELSPATEKMLLAYPWPGNVRELRNAIERALIVWPAGVLEPQAFPDRIAAAAGSVVALGGPHTLEEVEREHTLRVMASAPTLDEAAKVLGIDASTLWRKRKKYES; via the coding sequence CGGGTCTGCCTGGAGGGCTTCGGCTGCGAGGTGCGAGAGGCGGCCACGCCGGAGGCGGCGCTGGCGGCGCTCGCCCAGGGGCCCGCGGACCTGGCGTTCGTCGACCTGAAGCTGGGGACCGCGAGTGGCCTGGACCTGTTGCCCCGGCTGCTCGCGGAGTCACCGAACCTGGACGTGGTGCTCATCACCGCGTACGCGACGTTCGACACGGCGGTGGAGGCGGTGCGCCGGGGCGCGCGCGACTACCTGCCCAAGCCCTTCACCCCCGCGCAGATAAGGCACGTGTTGGACCGCTCGCGAGAGCACCGGGCGCTGTCCTCGCAGCTGGAGAGCCTCGAGGGACAGCTCGCGCAAGCGGTGCCGGAGGCGACGCTGGAGACAGGGTCCCCCGTGATGCACGCGGCGATAGGGCTGGTGTCACGAGCGGCGACCTCGGACGCGGCGGTCCTGCTGCGAGGAGAGAGCGGCACCGGCAAGGGCGTCCTGGCGCGCGCACTGCACTCGATGAGCGTGCGCAGGCGCAGACCCTTCGTCACGGTGAACTGTCCGACGTTGTCGGAGCAACTCCTGGCGAGCGAGCTGTTCGGCCACGTGCGAGGCGCGTTCACGGGAGCGGTGAAGGACCAGCCCGGCCGCGTGGAGCAGGCGGAGGGCGGCACGCTGTTCCTCGATGAAATCGCGGAGATGAGCCCGTCGCTCCAGGCGCAGCTCTTGCGTTTCCTCCAGGAGAAGCAGTTCGAGCGATTGGGCGAGGGCCGCACGCGCAAGGCGGACGTGCGCGTGGTGGCGGCGACGAACCGCGACTTGGAGAAGGACGTGGCGGAGGGACGGTTCCGCGAGGACCTGTTCTACCGGCTCAACGTCATCGAGGTGAAGCTGCCGTCGTTGCGTGAGCGACCGGAGGACCTGCTCGCGTTGGCGAGGCGCTTCGTGACGTTCTTCGCGAAGACGGGGCAGCGGCCGGTGACGCCGGAGCTGTCACCCGCGACGGAGAAGATGCTGCTCGCCTACCCGTGGCCCGGCAACGTGCGCGAGCTGCGCAACGCCATCGAGCGAGCGCTCATCGTGTGGCCCGCGGGAGTGCTGGAGCCGCAGGCGTTCCCGGACCGCATCGCGGCGGCGGCGGGCTCGGTGGTGGCATTGGGAGGGCCGCACACGTTGGAGGAGGTGGAGCGCGAGCACACGCTGCGCGTCATGGCCTCCGCGCCCACGTTGGACGAGGCCGCGAAGGTGCTCGGCATCGACGCCTCCACGCTGTGGCGCAAGCGCAAGAAGTACGAATCCTGA
- a CDS encoding hemerythrin domain-containing protein, with translation MDVIDLLIQQHREVDALFLAFRNASDDTSRKELCIQLAEALMLHSTIEERWVYPKATRVVGDEKIQHAEEEHQEMTKLLGDIVRLRDDMNAVKAKVDALEKVVKRHVADEEKNILPQVAKNVTEKELGMSCKDLVREASRIRREEMKDWGGATV, from the coding sequence GTGGACGTCATCGACCTGTTGATTCAGCAGCACCGTGAAGTCGACGCGCTGTTCCTGGCGTTCCGCAACGCCTCGGACGACACGAGCCGCAAGGAGCTCTGCATCCAGCTCGCGGAGGCGCTGATGCTGCACAGCACCATCGAGGAGCGCTGGGTCTATCCGAAGGCCACGCGGGTGGTGGGCGACGAGAAGATTCAGCACGCGGAGGAGGAGCACCAGGAGATGACGAAGCTCCTGGGGGACATCGTGCGGCTGCGCGATGACATGAACGCGGTGAAGGCGAAGGTGGACGCGCTGGAGAAGGTGGTCAAACGGCACGTCGCGGACGAGGAGAAGAACATCCTTCCGCAGGTGGCGAAGAACGTCACCGAGAAGGAGCTGGGCATGTCGTGCAAGGACCTGGTCCGCGAGGCCTCGAGGATTCGTCGCGAGGAGATGAAGGACTGGGGCGGCGCCACGGTGTGA